A window from Podospora bellae-mahoneyi strain CBS 112042 chromosome 1 map unlocalized CBS112042p_1, whole genome shotgun sequence encodes these proteins:
- the PUT2 gene encoding 1-pyrroline-5-carboxylate dehydrogenase (EggNog:ENOG503NWNB; antiSMASH:Cluster_4; COG:E; SMCOG1017:aldehyde dehydrogenase) — MASRQLGRFSLSSSGITTRAAFSGVKPRLLLLLSATAPRLLSTSSMRMSTIASFKIPKVANEPNHHYAKGSAQRDGLAAAVEALQKKGPLQVPLVIGGKEVCTTPSSFSSTYQYSTPPYQITTESTATQYSPSSHTTPVATYSLASPTNIRTAISSALAAQESWSSLPFADRAAIFLKAADLISTKYRYPLMAATMLGQGKNAWQAEIDAAAELVDFLRFNVQYAEELYAQQPGHNSPGVWNRVEYRPLEGFVYAVSPFNFTAIAGNLPGLPALLGNVVIWKPSDYAIASNWLLYNILVEAGLPREVIQLVPGDPEEVTREVLAHRKFAALHYTGSTAVFRKLYGEIGKGVAEGRYQSYPRIVGETGGKNFHLVHSSADLENAVVQTVRGAFEYQGQKCSATSRLYVPKSRWEEFRGRLVEETERLTVGNPWEHESFVGPVIHEGSFKKLARTIDEANGDEELALLTGGTYDGSKGWFVKPTIYLAKKPDHKLFSTELFGPVLTVYVYDDTTDPVEAFGKVCEVVDGATDYGLTGSVFAADRAAVRFAEEKLRNAAGNFYINCKSTGAVVGQQPFGGSRASGTNDKAGSIAILGRFVSMRSIKEEFNATTKVAYPSNEV; from the exons ATGGCGTCACGGCAGCTGGGAAGGTTTtcgctttcttcttctggtaTTACTACTCGGGCTGCTTTTTCTGGGGTGAAACCtaggttgttgttgttgttgtcagcTACTGCACCGAGATTGTTGTCTACGAGTTCGATGAGGATGTCGACGATTGCGAGTTTCAAGATCCCCAAGGTGGCTAATGAGCCTAAT CACCACTACGCCAAAGGCTCAGCACAGAGAGATGGTctcgcagcagcagtggaAGCCCTCCAGAAGAAGGGCCCGTTGCAGGTACCTCTTGTGATTGGAGGGAAAGAGGTATGTACtaccccatcctccttttcctccacTTACCAATATTCAACACCCCCCTACCAGATCACCACCGAGTCCACCGCAACCCaatactccccctcctcccacaccacCCCAGTAGCGACCtactccctcgcctccccaaccaacatccgcaccgccatctcctccgccctcgccgcgCAAGAGTCATggtcctccctccccttcgccGACAGAGcagccatcttcctcaaggCAGCAGATCTCATCTCGACTAAATACCGCTACCCCCTCATGGCAGCAACGATGCTAGGCCAAGGGAAAAACGCGTGgcaggccgagattgacGCCGcggcggagctggtggaTTTCTTGAGGTTTAACGTCCAGTATGCCGAGGAGCTGTACGCCCAGCAACCGGGACATAACAGTCCGGGGGTGTGGAATAGAGTGGAATACCGCCCGCTGGAGGGGTTCGTCTACGCGGTGAGCCCGTTTAATTTCACGGCCATTGCGGGGAATTTACCGGGTCTGCCGGCGCTGTTGGGGAATGTGGTTATTTGGAAGCCGAGTGACTACGCAATTGCGAGTAACTGGTTGCTTTATAATATTTTGGTGGAGGCTGGGTTGCCTAGGGAGGTGATTCAGCTTGTGCCTGGGGATCCGGAGGAGGTGACGAGAGAGGTGCTGGCGCATAGAAAGTTTGCGGCGTTGCATTACACGGGCAGCACGGCGGTGTTTAGGAAGCTGTATGGGGAGATTGGAAAGGGAGTTGCGGAGGGGAGGTATCAGAGTTATCCCAGGATTGtgggggagacggggggaAAGAACTTTCACTTGGTGCACAGCTCGGCGGATTTGGAGAATGCGGTTGTGCAGACTGTCAGGGGGGCGTTTGAGTACCAGGGGCAGAAGTGTAGTGCTACCAGTCGGTTGTATGTGCCCAAgtcgaggtgggaggagtttagggggaggttggtggaggagacggagaggTTGACGGTTGGGAACCCGTGGGAGCATGAGAGTTTTGTTGGGCCGGTTATTCATGAGGGGAGTTTTAAGAAGTTGGCGAGGACGATTGATGAGGCGAatggggatgaggagttgGCGTTGCTTACGGGGGGGACGTATGATGGGTCgaaggggtggtttgttAAGCCTACTATTTACTTGGCCAAGAAGCCGGATCATAAGCTGTTTTCTACGGAGCTGTTTGGGCCCGTGTTGACGGTTTATGTCTATGATGACACGACTGATCCGGTTGAAGCATTTGGGAAGGTGTGCGAGGTTGTGGATGGGGCGACGGATTATGGGTTGACAGGGTCGGTGTTTGCGGCTGACAgggcggcggtgaggtttgcggaggagaagttgaggaATGCGGCGGGTAACTTTTATATCAACTGCAAGAGCACGGGAGCAGTGGTTGGACAGCAGCCGTTTGGAGGGAGCAGGGCGAGCGGCACCAACGACAAGGCAGGGAGTATCGCCattttggggaggtttgTGAGCATGAGGAGTATCAAGGAGGAGTTTAACGCCACGACAAAGGTGGCATATCCGAGCAATGAGGTgtga
- a CDS encoding uncharacterized protein (antiSMASH:Cluster_4; EggNog:ENOG503P0FF; COG:K) yields the protein MPRTTLPPTPASSTDIKGKDGSKIVSLQTSFELPPPAIAAKPTNAAASSSQTVFPMQASETVKSRRRTAAAAIQPALAKDEFVLPPPPTRSRKIIQMKPKEETAVSTTSTTRTAAAAGSSKSNNAAGSATTTTTTTTTTAGTKRKQPSSTSAAGRKIARKTAHSLIERRRRSKMNEEFAVLKSLIPACTGEMHKLAILQASIEYVRYLEDCVSQLKAQRSNTKSESEANAPTPTTNTLPSPVFAPYIPSSSSPEDVEMSGQSPSSSTSAAPSPAFTPTVSHPHSRLPSISPALLPLDQSRNRHGSVSSVSTGTDHYRSGSFSLGGGGGSSVYGTSSAMTSPAFGPQQGVGYGYGGGGLGSQLTSPALGPRDLDQEATAALLMLNQMRGRGGGGGSGNGNGNGNGEQRGRGMSVRDLLST from the exons ATGCCTCGAACGACATTACCCCCGACTCCGGCTTCCTCAACCGACATCAAAGGGAAGGATGGATCAAAGATAGTGTCGCTTCAGACGTCGTTTGAACTGCCTCCTCCAGCTATAGCTGCCAAACCGACAAACGCGGCAGCATCTTCATCCCAGACGGTATTTCCAATGCAAGCCAGCGAGACGGTCAAGTCAAGAAGGCggacggctgctgctgctattCAGCCTGCCCTAGCGAAGGATGAGTTTGTCCTTCCGCCTCCCCCGACGAGGTCTCGCAAGATCATTCAGATGAAgcccaaggaggagacggcagTGTCGACAACATCGACGACAAGGACGGCTGCTGCAGCTGGCAGTTCCAAGTCCAACAACGCAGCCGGCAGTGCTACTACCACGactaccaccacaacaaccacagccgGAACCAAGAGaaaacaaccctcctccacgagCGCCGCAGGGAGGAAAATCGCAAGAAAAACAGCCCACAGCCTCATCGAACGTAGAAGAAGATCAAAAATGAATGAGGAGTTTGCCGTTCTCAAAAGCTTGATCCCAGCTTGCACTGGGGAGATGCACAAGCTGGCTATTCTACAG GCCTCAATCGAATACGTCCGCTACCTCGAAGACTGCGTCAGCCAGCTCAAAGCCCAACGCAGCAACACAAAATCTGAATCAGAAGCAAACGCGCCCACCCCgaccaccaacaccctcccctccccagttTTCGCACCGTATATCCCGTCAAGTTCCTCCCCCGAAGACGTGGAAATGTCAGGGCAatctccctcatcatctACCTCGGCGGCTCCATCACCGGCGTTTACGCCTACTGTGTCGCACCCTCACTCGAGGTTGCCGTCTATTTCTCCTGCTTTGCTGCCGCTGGATCAATCCCGGAATCGGCACGGGTCTGTTTCTTCTGTTTCTACGGGCACGGATCATTATAGGTCTGGGTCTTTCTCgcttggggggggagggggtagtAGTGTCTATGGGACTTCGTCGGCGATGACGAGTCCAGCTTTTGGGCCGCAGCAGGGGGTTGGGTATGGGTATGGGGGTGGAGGGCTGGGTTCGCAGTTGACTAGTCCGGCGCTGGGGCCGAGGGATCTGGATCAGGAGGCTACGGCtgcgttgttgatgttgaatcagatgagggggaggggtgggggtggggggagtgggaatgggaatgggaatgggaatggggagcagagggggcgggggatgagTGTAAGGGATTTGTTGAGTACGTAG